Proteins encoded in a region of the Mixophyes fleayi isolate aMixFle1 chromosome 5, aMixFle1.hap1, whole genome shotgun sequence genome:
- the YAE1 gene encoding protein YAE1 homolog, protein MSWVRTAAELQPASEEEVFNEGEDEMDILQRDWKRSMEKRLKEGYLDGIEAGKENSLQTGFNLGYKLGVNMLMPCGELRGTLSALVTWCQVHQLEQSLSAQLGELLTAVCQCEDHIMKALSSIHQVAHPSDLSSSLEDMDLTSHIHEPSKRPCSASENCCQNQESSRLSSCRTAQQLSDLTKQELSRILRDTHSIAQQLNMSEDLLYYLQTLKTMYLTG, encoded by the exons ATGTCTTGGGTACGGACGGCCGCTGAGCTGCAGCCAGCTAGTGAGGAGGAGGTGTTTAATGAGGGGGAAGACGAGATGGACATTCTGCAGAGGGACTGGAAGAGATCCATGGAGAAAAGACTGAAG GAGGGCTATCTTGATGGGATAGAAGCTGGAAAGGAAAATTCTTTGCAAACAGGGTTTAATTTGGGGTATAAGTTGGGAGTGAACATGCTTATGCCCTGCGGAGAACTTAGAGGAACATTAAG tGCTCTTGTCACATGGTGTCAAGTTCACCAATTGGAACAATCACTGAGTGCACAGCTCGGTGAGCTCTTGACTGCAGTCTGTCAGTGTGAGGACCACATCATGAAGGCCTTGTCTTCCATTCACCAGGTTGCTCATCCTTCTGATTTATCAAGTTCCTTGGAGGACATGGATCTCACTAGCCACATACATGAGCCAAGTAAAAGGCCCTGTAGCGCAAGTGAGAATTGTTGCCAGAACCAGGAATCTTCTCGGCTGAGCTCTTGTCGGACTGCGCAGCAGCTGAGCGATTTAACGAAACAGGAACTTAGTCGAATTTTGAGAGACACTCATTCTATAGCTCAACAGCTGAACATGTCTGAAGATCTGCTTTATTATTTGCAAACCctgaaaacaatgtatttaacaGGTTGA